The genomic window CCCACAAGTCACCCCTAGTCTATGGTCTTGGACGATTGTAGAGCTTGGAGTCCAAAATGATTGCCGTAGAAAGGGACAACAGAAGTCACATCCTTAAATGTTTCTGAAACCACTGGAATGAAGCAATTCAGTCATTGTTTGATTCCTAGATCCAAAGACATGCCGACCCTTCTAAATCATTCTTAAGCTTTGTTAATTATTTGGAACAAATCTCTGAACAGATACAGTAAATGGATGGTTTAAGTTTGTGTAAAGCCTTAAAACATGACACAAACTTAATCAATGAAGTGGGTTGAAAAAGCTCATCAGAGAGATGATTCCAGTGATGATGAACGCGATACATGCATGGGTGAATTCGTGTTAGCATTGAATAAGTGCTGAAAGGAGTAGACAAAGCACTAAAGCGAGGCTTGAAATTAATATCACACATCAGAAAAACAGCTACAACAAAGGATTCATTTGTGAGCTAGCATTCATAGCAACAAACAGACGTACATAAAAAAGAATTGTAACTCTACAATAAACGCTGCTGACAGTGGCAGTGGAATCAACCCCTTTCTTCCCCATTCTGCTACACCCATTTTACTATAAAATCTGAACCAAGATTGTGGGGGCCCAACAAAACCCTAATTGTATGTATATAGCTTTATCTTCGCTCAGTTCTGTATCGGGTACCTAACTCCAGCTGCCAGTACTCGCTGCTGCTCTAGCTGCACAATCATCAAATAATGTCAGCGCTTAGCAAAGACCAACCCACTAAAATCTGAGAGATAAAGCAGGAGTTTGGGGTTTttggttttgggtttttgttaTTTACTTGGAAGAGTTCATGCAATTTGTTCTTGAGGTAACAGTACTCGTGTTCGACAAGCTCCAAAGCCCTCAAGCACCTGAAGGAATAAATGTTAAATAGATGTCGCATATGCTTTTGATTTtgggaaaatatatatatggaaagtaAATTAAATCCATAAATCGATCATTTTTTCTTGTTGTGGTGGGGACAACTGTGAGGATGAACAGTTGTTTTGTTGtctttgaaaagtgaaaaatgaaaacaaagctCGGATTTTGAGAAGGGGAAACAGCGAGCTCACCCGGCCCTGTTGTTCTGCTCGGAAGCCGCGCGAAAAGCAACGCATACATTTCTGACTCTTTTAGCACCTATGCTAGAACTGCTTCCCATGAACTGATTCAGATGGattcccattttcttgtagtCCGAGAACTCCCTATCCATCCTGTCACATCATCATCACCCCTTGTCAGTAAACAACCCTATTAAGCAAAACCCAAGTAGTCGGTCAAATTAAACGAAACCCATAAAGCAAAACTAAGGAATTGCCTAGTTTCAAATGAACaaagaggaaagagaaaagaaagggaaagtgAGCAAACACAAACCCCATGAGCGAAACAAAGTAATAGTCACGTATGTTCAAATGTGGGGTGGGTTTCCCTTTCAAGAAAAAGGAGATGAGAAAGCCACAAAACATGAGCTCCATTGATAAATCCGAGTGCCCACAAATTCAAAGTGAGTTTTCCCACAAAACAATTTCAAgtttggagagagagagagagggagcgaaaataaataaaatcccaaGTGTCCTTTCCCAGAGATGAAGACAAATGGCTGTCTTTGACGGGGCAAACACCAACCCCAGAAAGCGAAACCAAAGTAATCACCAAAATTCGAAGCGGGTTTTCCCAAGAAAAATATTCATGTTTATGCGCGACAGAAAATTACAGTAGTCCTCGGAGATTCCTCAAAAGCTTCTCAGACTCGTGGAAGTAGATGTTGACAACCTCGGAAACGAAGTTGGGAGAAGTTTCATCTTGAAGCTGCTGTAGCTGCAAGAACTGCTCATCCAGTACTCCCTACAAAAAcaacatttcaaaattaatctCACCACCACCACAGATTCATCTACAATCCCCAAAACACCAACAATtacaaaaccaaaaagaaaaatggaagagcTTGACATTGAACCTGGTGGAAGAGCAATGCGAGCAGGCGATTCATGTCGGCTCGCAAGCGGTCCGCACCCAACCCGAGCATCCACAGAGGTAGACCCGTCTTGGCTGACGACTACTTGCAATCCAAAAACAGAAAAGTCAGTGAGAGGCTCAACCCACTTCGTTTTTTTCTGGGTTTGTTGTGTTTTTTAGGGTTTAAGAGGGAGTTTTGGTGTGATCTCCAATAGCGGGAATGAGAGTTGGAGTTGGAAGAATTTAAAGACGGCGGTGGAGTGGACCCTACTCTTTTGAAAAATCACAATATCTCCCCACGTCACAAGTCTAGCCTACGCGCCACCTCTAAAACAAGAGAGTTGATTACAAGATGGAAGTGTACTTTTTTGGATATTTATCGAAATcacgtatatatatatttgatagttttaatattatttttcatatatccTATTTCAATATCATAACATTTGGCccatatctttaattttttttaaatattatattttcccatggaaaaaaaaacaattacataaattatcaattttaattattctccGAACAAGATCACTTCACTTTGTCAATTTGATAGTGAAATTGAACGGTGAGGAATAGAAAGGGTAAAGTGAGAGtgggaatgggaatgggaatggTGATGGGAATGGAAGTTTTGGAGAGTGTGGGGCATGGACCAAATCGAGGTGAATGTGGGGTATCTCCCAGACCAGCCTACAAAAACCCAGAGTCTAACACTctagtagagagagagagagagagatggtgaCCTGCTGTCCCCGTACTCCGTCACCTCGCGTGCTGTCTCTTCTGCCACCTGCGGCTCTAAGCCCTCGCCCCTACCCGACAACTGCCTGCAGCCGGTAATGTCAGCACCCCATGTAAAAAATGTTCCaccttttatcttctttttatttcctctcCCTGCCAAACACGCCCTCTATAACTTGCcttttcttccactttctcTCTGACTTTCTCGAGAAAATATGTCTGTCTTTTCTCTCTCcatctccctctctctttctttttttaacagGTGAGCATTGGAGTTTGGGCAGGGGGGTGACCGCCCGTTAAACAAGGCTAGGTAAACAGGTGGTAGTGAGAAGTAAGGTGAACACGTGGCGAAATGGGTACTGATTGTTTGTCTCTTCTATCATGAGACTTTTCAAAGAGGTTTGTGATAGAAGGGGTGTTGGGCAGTGGGGAGCCAGGGCATGGAGCACAAAATCATGGGTCATATACTTGTTTGGGCTCTCTGTTTTATGGGACATTTCATTTCACTTCTGATTCTCATACTTGTAAGATACTCCTCTTTTTTTCTGAACTCTTacctctctctcctttttttttttttttttttggccattATGGGGAACACCttaaattatcataaattttaaattatatttcatattttattattaatatgttGGGCCCTCAAAagtatttttctctattttttatcatttgaaaatattaatactTTATAGGaacattatatttaattttttttaacatttataatattttataattttaatcttGGACAAGTCTTATTGCCCACATATGTCATGTGTAACCTTTAATGAAATCATTTATATACATATTTCGACAAGAACATTTAAGCCTCAAAAAATCCATCAAGTTGAGACTATTTATAATCATATTAGCGAAAAAACAAATGGGGAACTCCACATGTTGAACATTATTAAATTCAACATCTTCcgtaaaattatatataaatttcaacaTTTTCTCAAATAATCTCCTAATTTTCTATCGATTTTCATCTATAATctaatatgaaaatgaaaaggaactaaaaactcatcaattagaattatgaaTGACAATAGGATAGATGTTTTCGAGTACTAACCTCATATCTTAATGGAAcagatttgaaatttaaataaataagttattagtgagtttgatttttctttttttttaaaaaaaaattgatatgaaTATGGAGTAAGTTTAGATATTGTCTTGTCTTACTTTATCCcttttgattatatataaaattacataCTCACTTTATCTCActccatttaaatttttttaatgaaacagAAATGAGAATCAATTTTAATAAGTAGGGTAAGGTTAGGATGGGGTGTTCTGTCCTCAACCCGGCGCGGAGAATGCGTCCTAAAATTCATGCTTCACTTATTTCCACATGATAAGAGCTAAAACATCTTTTGATTAAGACAATGTTACTCATCGAAACCTTTTGAACATAGAGAATGGTGTCTTCTTTATCT from Vitis vinifera cultivar Pinot Noir 40024 chromosome 9, ASM3070453v1 includes these protein-coding regions:
- the HP4 gene encoding pseudo histidine-containing phosphotransfer protein 6 translates to MLGLGADRLRADMNRLLALLFHQGVLDEQFLQLQQLQDETSPNFVSEVVNIYFHESEKLLRNLRGLLMDREFSDYKKMGIHLNQFMGSSSSIGAKRVRNVCVAFRAASEQNNRAGCLRALELVEHEYCYLKNKLHELFQLEQQRVLAAGVRYPIQN